The region AAAAAATTTAAATAGTGTAAATTTGATGTAAGTTTTAGAAAGAATTATCTATGAGAGTAAAAAAGTAATTATTTTTTATCATTAGTTCTACAAATTAAATAAAAGCTACTTTTATTTAAGGTTTTTTACTTATTATAATATCCTAATAATAAAAAAGGCGATATTATGAAAAAATATTTAATTACTATTGTTTTGACTTTGGGAGCTTATTTTTTAGCAAGTTTTGCATTTAATACCCAACATTCAATTCTTTTAGCAATAATTGTATTTCTAGTTACCTTATGGACAAATGAGGCTTTACCTATAGGTGTTGTATCTTTACTACCTATTATACTTTTTCCTAGTTTTGATATTTTAAGTACTAATGCTACGACAATAAATTATTCAAAATCTATCATTTTCCTATTCTTAGGTGGTTTTATAATTGCAATTGCTACACAAAAAACTGAGTTGCATAAGTATATTTCAAATAAACTATTAACCTTGTTTCCAAATACACCAAGGGGAATACTTTTTTCACTTGCGATAACTTCAGCTTTTTTAAGTTCACTTATTTCAAACACTACAACAGCTTTATTGTTGATTCCCATTGCAATGTTTTTAACAGATAATGTAAAATTAAAAATGAGATTGGTTTTAGCTATTGCTTATGGTGCAAGTATTGGTGGAATCGTTACCCCAATTGGTACACCTCCTAATTTAATTTTATTAGGTTTTATGGATCAACACTCTCTTGAAGCAATACCTTTTGTGAAATGGATATTTTTAACAGGACCATTAGCATTGGTGATGTTGTTAATTATCCCTTTATTTTTATCTTTTGGAGTAAATGATATTAAGTTTGATACTGAGTTGTCTCATAAAGAGGATTTAACAAGTGATCAAAGAAGATTACTGTATATCTTAGGTTCTTTAGTAGTTTTACTTTTTGTTAATTCAAAAATTGAACCATTTTATTCAGGTTTAGGTTTAAATGAAAAAGGGATATTATTAAGTTATGGACTTTTAATGTTAGTTCCTAAAATTGGTTTTCTAGAATGGGATGATATGAAAAAAATTCCTTATGAGATAATCTTTTTATTTGGTGCAGGTTTTTCCATTGCAGCAGCTTTCTCTTCAACAGGTCTTGCACAAGAGATCGCAAATTATCTTTTAGAATTAACTAACTTACCTGTATTAATATTAATTTTGTTAGTTGCATCATTAATCACTTTTACTACAGAAATTACATCTAATACAGCATTAATCTCTATTGCTTTACCTATTATCTATTCTTTAAGTCAAGTAACAAATATAGATACTACACTTATATTACTTGTAGCTACAATTTGTGCTTCTTATGCATTTATGTTGCCTATTGCAACTCCTCCAAATGCAATTGCAATGAGTAGTGGAGCTGTAAAAGTAAAAGATATGGCTAAATTTGGAATTATGTTTAATATATTAGGAATTATTTGTATTACAACTATTGCTTTAGTTTATTGGCAATATGCTTTATAAAAAAGAGGTATTTGTTAGTTTTATCTAGCAAATACTCTTTTATCTTCTTCTTTTTTTATCTCTGATAAAGTATCTAAATAATCCAAGTAGCTAATAAGATATTTTCTACTAATAGGATATTTTTCTTTTAAATTTTTAAGATTTATATATCCATCATTTTTTATAATATTTTTCATCTCATTTACAATATTTGTAAGGCTTTGAGCATGGATAAATATATTATGTTGAAGTCTTATTAGTACTTTCTTTGAACATAAAGATTTTAAAATATCATCTCCAGTTTTTCTATCTAAATCCATCTCATCATATATATTGTATGGAGCTGTAGGAGTGATATTCTCATTTTCAAATCTTTTTAAAATTAGAGTTTCAAGTGATTCTTTTATATTTGTTGTAATATTTGGGTTTTTATATAGGTTTTTTTCTTTTATTAAAAAACCTTCACATTCAAGTTCATCTAAAACTATTTGTATAAAACTTTCACTTGCCCATTTTAATCTTAAAGAAATTGATTGATTAGAAAGTAGGGCAAACTGATTTTTATTATAGATATTTAGAATAAACTCTTTTATAATCTCTTTTGTTGAAGAAGGATAAATTACAAGTGCTTTTTCATCAATAAAAACATCTTCAATATTTTTTGCATACTCTAAAGCTTTTTCATGACTTAAAGCAAATCTCTGTGCTGAAGAGATAAGTCCTAACCCTTTTTTATGAGCTTTTATTAATATTTCATAGGCTTCTTCAATATTTTGCTTCTTAAGTGCTTCAAGAAGTTCTAATTTTTGTGTTTTTTTCATAGGGTCAACAATTGGATTTAAAACAACTGCTCCTGCTATTGTAATATTTCCTTGTCTTATTATTAGTTTTTCATTGTATATTGAAAATATATCATCTTTTAGTTTTAGTGTTGCAAATCCAGATTCTAATTCATCTTGACTATTAAATAGTAATACCTTAGCTTCAACTTTTTTAGAGCCTATAAAAATTGAATAATTTGTATTATGTTTTAATTTTTTTGTTTTTAAACTATTAAAAGAGATATTAATTGTGTTAAAACCTCTTAAATATCCTTTTTTTGAAATTAAAAAACCTCTTTGTATATCTTCTTTTTTTATACCTGATAGATTAATTGCTGTTCTATTTGAGATATTAGAAGTTTCTACCTCTTGTCCATGAACTTGAAGTTTTTTTACTCTAGCTTCCCTTTTTATATCACAAATAAATACTTTGTCATTTAAAGATATTGGTTTCCCAAGTGTGGTACCAGTTACAATTGTACCTGCTCCTTGTAAAGAAAATATTCTATCTACATAATATCTAAAAAAGTTTTCTTCGATTTTTGTATTTGCATCCAAGGCAAAAAGTTTATCTTTTAACTCTTCAATAGATTTTTTATCATATATAGAAACAGCAGTAGAAAAAAGAAGATTAAAATCAAAACTCTTAACATACTCTTCAATCTCTTGTATAATATTTTCTAGTTGATTCTCTTCTACTAAATCTTTTTTGGTAACTGTTAAGATGGCATTTTTTACACCCAAAAGATTTAATATCTCTAAGTGTTCTATTGTTTGTGGCATAATCTTTTCAGTTGCACTAACAACTATCATTACACAATCAAAACTAAAAGCTCCGGCAATCATATTTTTTACTAGTTTTTCATGTCCTGGAACATCTATAAAAGCAACATTTTTTTCACCTTTACTCATATTAGAAAAACTCAAATCAATAGTAATACCTCTTTGTTTTTCCTCTTTTGTACTATCCCCTTCATAACCATTTAATGCTTTTATTAAAGCAGTTTTTCCATGGTCAATATGTCCACAAGTTCCTATAATATAATTACTCATTTATAATCTCTTCAATTTTTAGTTTAATAATGTTTAGTTCATCATCTTGAATTGTTCTCAAGTCCAATAAGAATTTTTCATCTTCAATTCTTCCAATA is a window of Halarcobacter sp. DNA encoding:
- a CDS encoding SLC13 family permease — its product is MKKYLITIVLTLGAYFLASFAFNTQHSILLAIIVFLVTLWTNEALPIGVVSLLPIILFPSFDILSTNATTINYSKSIIFLFLGGFIIAIATQKTELHKYISNKLLTLFPNTPRGILFSLAITSAFLSSLISNTTTALLLIPIAMFLTDNVKLKMRLVLAIAYGASIGGIVTPIGTPPNLILLGFMDQHSLEAIPFVKWIFLTGPLALVMLLIIPLFLSFGVNDIKFDTELSHKEDLTSDQRRLLYILGSLVVLLFVNSKIEPFYSGLGLNEKGILLSYGLLMLVPKIGFLEWDDMKKIPYEIIFLFGAGFSIAAAFSSTGLAQEIANYLLELTNLPVLILILLVASLITFTTEITSNTALISIALPIIYSLSQVTNIDTTLILLVATICASYAFMLPIATPPNAIAMSSGAVKVKDMAKFGIMFNILGIICITTIALVYWQYAL
- the selB gene encoding selenocysteine-specific translation elongation factor; its protein translation is MSNYIIGTCGHIDHGKTALIKALNGYEGDSTKEEKQRGITIDLSFSNMSKGEKNVAFIDVPGHEKLVKNMIAGAFSFDCVMIVVSATEKIMPQTIEHLEILNLLGVKNAILTVTKKDLVEENQLENIIQEIEEYVKSFDFNLLFSTAVSIYDKKSIEELKDKLFALDANTKIEENFFRYYVDRIFSLQGAGTIVTGTTLGKPISLNDKVFICDIKREARVKKLQVHGQEVETSNISNRTAINLSGIKKEDIQRGFLISKKGYLRGFNTINISFNSLKTKKLKHNTNYSIFIGSKKVEAKVLLFNSQDELESGFATLKLKDDIFSIYNEKLIIRQGNITIAGAVVLNPIVDPMKKTQKLELLEALKKQNIEEAYEILIKAHKKGLGLISSAQRFALSHEKALEYAKNIEDVFIDEKALVIYPSSTKEIIKEFILNIYNKNQFALLSNQSISLRLKWASESFIQIVLDELECEGFLIKEKNLYKNPNITTNIKESLETLILKRFENENITPTAPYNIYDEMDLDRKTGDDILKSLCSKKVLIRLQHNIFIHAQSLTNIVNEMKNIIKNDGYINLKNLKEKYPISRKYLISYLDYLDTLSEIKKEEDKRVFAR